A part of Haemorhous mexicanus isolate bHaeMex1 chromosome 25, bHaeMex1.pri, whole genome shotgun sequence genomic DNA contains:
- the INAVA gene encoding innate immunity activator protein isoform X3, translating into MGAALLGAWGRAVSPLLPTGSRRSMGEASDMDSGIMLHSGHDSPVSPPKERVQVGQRQQQALEAQLDGCIQELRRLCLREAELTGTLPCEYPLKAGEKPPKVRRRIGAAFKLDEIAVLRGVDPLERERALQLQIAEASRRLCREENIGRQVRKRRQTAALREEQKLRDLEQVLSQRRLLAEQRDTSTAKEDTWPPGPATPQRSPSPKDPTKEEEESGLLMPPRIPWQETSLHRPYERAKNSSIDPEDGETQSSQCCLGALMAAPSSSLAPSSPDSAGPPVSRTGDPPYRFVPIRTLVLCQQAGSSAPTTPEPSGRQGQTQSLRVDPCWQPAEPRGRSAAPRRRPTYYTVTVPTSCILTPGPACHSGSDDSISDLSSISHATSPGSSSPDMSFAVRLPLAEPGYYPQGALQLLPPAGPLTSLYEQDLAPLRYQRLVPSRSRIVRTPSLKDYVPAGARGLSKAAVAEELKSWHQRARLRGARPHSLDRQGALQRPHGGTTRDVPIAHGILSLVQGPPVQVLRRSAAGVPVQVYMPENGEIVTQV; encoded by the exons ATGGGTGCAGCCCTGTTGGGTGCGTGGGGACGAGCTGTGTCCCCGCTGTTGCCCACAGGCTCTCGGCGCAGCATGGGGGAGGCAAGTGACATGGACAGCGGGATCATGCTGCACTCGG GCCATGacagcccagtgtcccccccaAAGGAGCGGGTGCAGGTggggcagcggcagcagcaggcactggaggCCCAGCTTGATGGCTGCATCCAGGAGCTGCGACGGCTATGCCTGCGTGAGGCG GAGCTGACGGGGACCCTGCCCTGCGAGTACCCCCTGAAAGCTGGCGAGAAGCCTCCCAAGGTCCGTCGCAGGATCGGGGCTGCCTTCAAGCTGGATGAGATCGCCGTTCTGCGTGGGGTG GACCCTCTGGAACGGGAGCGGGCGCTGCAGCTGCAGATTGCCGAGGCCTCCCGCCGGCTCTGCCGCGAGGAGAACATCGGCCGGCAGGTGCGGAAGAGGCGGCAGACGGCAGCACTCCGGGAGGAGCAGAAGCTGCGGGATCTGGAGCAGGTCTTGAGTCAGCGGcggctcctggcagagcagcgGGACACCAGTACTGCCAAGG AGGACACATGGCCACCAGGACCTGCCACCCCGCAGAGGTCCCCATCTCCCAAGGACCCCAccaaggaagaggaggagtCAGGGCTTCTGATGCCCCCCCGTATTCCCTGGCAGGAGACCAGCCTGCACAGACCCTATGAGAGGGCCAAAAATTCCAGCATCGACCCTGAGGATGGTGAAACCCAGAGCTCCCAATGCTGTCTTGGGGCCCTGATGGCTGCCCCTTCTAGCTCCTtggcccccagcagccctgactCTGCAGGCCCCCCAGTGTCCAGGACAGGGGACCCTCCCTACCGGTTCGTCCCCATCCGGACCctggtgctgtgccagcaggcagGTTCCAGTGCTCCCACCACCCCTGAGCCATCAGGACGGCAGGGACAGACCCAGTCTCTGAG GGTGGACCCATGCTGGCAGCCAGCTGAGCCACGGGGCCGCAGCGCCGCACCCCGCCGGCGCCCCACCTACTACACAGTCACTGTGCCCACCTCCTGCATCCTGACCCCTGGCCCTGCGTGCCACTCTGGCTCTGATGACAGCATCTCCGACCTCTCCAGCATCTCCCAcgccacctccccaggcagcagcagccctgacaTGTCTTTTGCAGTTCGGCTTCCCCTTGCCGAGCCTGGTTACTACCCACAGGGtgccctccagctcctgccacctgCTGGCCCCCTGACTTCCCTGTATGAGCAGGATCTGGCCCCACTGCGGTACCAGCGCCTGGTGCCCTCTCGTAGCCGCATTGTGCGCACCCCCTCACTCAAAGACTACGTGCCCGCTGGGGCCCGGGGGCTCTCCAAGGCTGCCGTCGCCGAGGAGCTCAAATCATGGCACCAGCGTGCCCGGCTGAGGGGTGCCCGGCCCCACTCCCTCGACCGGCAAGGGGCTCTCCAGAGACCCCATGGTGGGACCACCAGGGATGTGCCCATTGCTCATGGAATCCTGTCACTGGTTCAG GGTCCCCCAGTGCAGGTGCTGCGACGCTCAGCAGCCGGCGTGCCTGTGCAGGTCTATATGCCCGAGAACGGCGAGATCGTCACCCAAGTGTGA
- the INAVA gene encoding innate immunity activator protein isoform X4, whose protein sequence is MGEASDMDSGIMLHSGHDSPVSPPKERVQVGQRQQQALEAQLDGCIQELRRLCLREAELTGTLPCEYPLKAGEKPPKVRRRIGAAFKLDEIAVLRGVDPLERERALQLQIAEASRRLCREENIGRQVRKRRQTAALREEQKLRDLEQVLSQRRLLAEQRDTSTAKGPCPIELSASDESSMFDTGLLEEEDTWPPGPATPQRSPSPKDPTKEEEESGLLMPPRIPWQETSLHRPYERAKNSSIDPEDGETQSSQCCLGALMAAPSSSLAPSSPDSAGPPVSRTGDPPYRFVPIRTLVLCQQAGSSAPTTPEPSGRQGQTQSLRVDPCWQPAEPRGRSAAPRRRPTYYTVTVPTSCILTPGPACHSGSDDSISDLSSISHATSPGSSSPDMSFAVRLPLAEPGYYPQGALQLLPPAGPLTSLYEQDLAPLRYQRLVPSRSRIVRTPSLKDYVPAGARGLSKAAVAEELKSWHQRARLRGARPHSLDRQGALQRPHGGTTRDVPIAHGILSLVQGPPVQVLRRSAAGVPVQVYMPENGEIVTQV, encoded by the exons ATGGGGGAGGCAAGTGACATGGACAGCGGGATCATGCTGCACTCGG GCCATGacagcccagtgtcccccccaAAGGAGCGGGTGCAGGTggggcagcggcagcagcaggcactggaggCCCAGCTTGATGGCTGCATCCAGGAGCTGCGACGGCTATGCCTGCGTGAGGCG GAGCTGACGGGGACCCTGCCCTGCGAGTACCCCCTGAAAGCTGGCGAGAAGCCTCCCAAGGTCCGTCGCAGGATCGGGGCTGCCTTCAAGCTGGATGAGATCGCCGTTCTGCGTGGGGTG GACCCTCTGGAACGGGAGCGGGCGCTGCAGCTGCAGATTGCCGAGGCCTCCCGCCGGCTCTGCCGCGAGGAGAACATCGGCCGGCAGGTGCGGAAGAGGCGGCAGACGGCAGCACTCCGGGAGGAGCAGAAGCTGCGGGATCTGGAGCAGGTCTTGAGTCAGCGGcggctcctggcagagcagcgGGACACCAGTACTGCCAAGG GGCCCTGCCCCATAGAGCTCAGTGCCTCTGACGAGAGCTCCATGTTTGACACTGGCCTGCTGGAAGAGG AGGACACATGGCCACCAGGACCTGCCACCCCGCAGAGGTCCCCATCTCCCAAGGACCCCAccaaggaagaggaggagtCAGGGCTTCTGATGCCCCCCCGTATTCCCTGGCAGGAGACCAGCCTGCACAGACCCTATGAGAGGGCCAAAAATTCCAGCATCGACCCTGAGGATGGTGAAACCCAGAGCTCCCAATGCTGTCTTGGGGCCCTGATGGCTGCCCCTTCTAGCTCCTtggcccccagcagccctgactCTGCAGGCCCCCCAGTGTCCAGGACAGGGGACCCTCCCTACCGGTTCGTCCCCATCCGGACCctggtgctgtgccagcaggcagGTTCCAGTGCTCCCACCACCCCTGAGCCATCAGGACGGCAGGGACAGACCCAGTCTCTGAG GGTGGACCCATGCTGGCAGCCAGCTGAGCCACGGGGCCGCAGCGCCGCACCCCGCCGGCGCCCCACCTACTACACAGTCACTGTGCCCACCTCCTGCATCCTGACCCCTGGCCCTGCGTGCCACTCTGGCTCTGATGACAGCATCTCCGACCTCTCCAGCATCTCCCAcgccacctccccaggcagcagcagccctgacaTGTCTTTTGCAGTTCGGCTTCCCCTTGCCGAGCCTGGTTACTACCCACAGGGtgccctccagctcctgccacctgCTGGCCCCCTGACTTCCCTGTATGAGCAGGATCTGGCCCCACTGCGGTACCAGCGCCTGGTGCCCTCTCGTAGCCGCATTGTGCGCACCCCCTCACTCAAAGACTACGTGCCCGCTGGGGCCCGGGGGCTCTCCAAGGCTGCCGTCGCCGAGGAGCTCAAATCATGGCACCAGCGTGCCCGGCTGAGGGGTGCCCGGCCCCACTCCCTCGACCGGCAAGGGGCTCTCCAGAGACCCCATGGTGGGACCACCAGGGATGTGCCCATTGCTCATGGAATCCTGTCACTGGTTCAG GGTCCCCCAGTGCAGGTGCTGCGACGCTCAGCAGCCGGCGTGCCTGTGCAGGTCTATATGCCCGAGAACGGCGAGATCGTCACCCAAGTGTGA
- the INAVA gene encoding innate immunity activator protein isoform X1, with translation MGAALLGAWGRAVSPLLPTGSRRSMGEASDMDSGIMLHSGHDSPVSPPKERVQVGQRQQQALEAQLDGCIQELRRLCLREAELTGTLPCEYPLKAGEKPPKVRRRIGAAFKLDEIAVLRGVDPLERERALQLQIAEASRRLCREENIGRQVRKRRQTAALREEQKLRDLEQVLSQRRLLAEQRDTSTAKGPCPIELSASDESSMFDTGLLEEEDTWPPGPATPQRSPSPKDPTKEEEESGLLMPPRIPWQETSLHRPYERAKNSSIDPEDGETQSSQCCLGALMAAPSSSLAPSSPDSAGPPVSRTGDPPYRFVPIRTLVLCQQAGSSAPTTPEPSGRQGQTQSLRVDPCWQPAEPRGRSAAPRRRPTYYTVTVPTSCILTPGPACHSGSDDSISDLSSISHATSPGSSSPDMSFAVRLPLAEPGYYPQGALQLLPPAGPLTSLYEQDLAPLRYQRLVPSRSRIVRTPSLKDYVPAGARGLSKAAVAEELKSWHQRARLRGARPHSLDRQGALQRPHGGTTRDVPIAHGILSLVQGPPVQVLRRSAAGVPVQVYMPENGEIVTQV, from the exons ATGGGTGCAGCCCTGTTGGGTGCGTGGGGACGAGCTGTGTCCCCGCTGTTGCCCACAGGCTCTCGGCGCAGCATGGGGGAGGCAAGTGACATGGACAGCGGGATCATGCTGCACTCGG GCCATGacagcccagtgtcccccccaAAGGAGCGGGTGCAGGTggggcagcggcagcagcaggcactggaggCCCAGCTTGATGGCTGCATCCAGGAGCTGCGACGGCTATGCCTGCGTGAGGCG GAGCTGACGGGGACCCTGCCCTGCGAGTACCCCCTGAAAGCTGGCGAGAAGCCTCCCAAGGTCCGTCGCAGGATCGGGGCTGCCTTCAAGCTGGATGAGATCGCCGTTCTGCGTGGGGTG GACCCTCTGGAACGGGAGCGGGCGCTGCAGCTGCAGATTGCCGAGGCCTCCCGCCGGCTCTGCCGCGAGGAGAACATCGGCCGGCAGGTGCGGAAGAGGCGGCAGACGGCAGCACTCCGGGAGGAGCAGAAGCTGCGGGATCTGGAGCAGGTCTTGAGTCAGCGGcggctcctggcagagcagcgGGACACCAGTACTGCCAAGG GGCCCTGCCCCATAGAGCTCAGTGCCTCTGACGAGAGCTCCATGTTTGACACTGGCCTGCTGGAAGAGG AGGACACATGGCCACCAGGACCTGCCACCCCGCAGAGGTCCCCATCTCCCAAGGACCCCAccaaggaagaggaggagtCAGGGCTTCTGATGCCCCCCCGTATTCCCTGGCAGGAGACCAGCCTGCACAGACCCTATGAGAGGGCCAAAAATTCCAGCATCGACCCTGAGGATGGTGAAACCCAGAGCTCCCAATGCTGTCTTGGGGCCCTGATGGCTGCCCCTTCTAGCTCCTtggcccccagcagccctgactCTGCAGGCCCCCCAGTGTCCAGGACAGGGGACCCTCCCTACCGGTTCGTCCCCATCCGGACCctggtgctgtgccagcaggcagGTTCCAGTGCTCCCACCACCCCTGAGCCATCAGGACGGCAGGGACAGACCCAGTCTCTGAG GGTGGACCCATGCTGGCAGCCAGCTGAGCCACGGGGCCGCAGCGCCGCACCCCGCCGGCGCCCCACCTACTACACAGTCACTGTGCCCACCTCCTGCATCCTGACCCCTGGCCCTGCGTGCCACTCTGGCTCTGATGACAGCATCTCCGACCTCTCCAGCATCTCCCAcgccacctccccaggcagcagcagccctgacaTGTCTTTTGCAGTTCGGCTTCCCCTTGCCGAGCCTGGTTACTACCCACAGGGtgccctccagctcctgccacctgCTGGCCCCCTGACTTCCCTGTATGAGCAGGATCTGGCCCCACTGCGGTACCAGCGCCTGGTGCCCTCTCGTAGCCGCATTGTGCGCACCCCCTCACTCAAAGACTACGTGCCCGCTGGGGCCCGGGGGCTCTCCAAGGCTGCCGTCGCCGAGGAGCTCAAATCATGGCACCAGCGTGCCCGGCTGAGGGGTGCCCGGCCCCACTCCCTCGACCGGCAAGGGGCTCTCCAGAGACCCCATGGTGGGACCACCAGGGATGTGCCCATTGCTCATGGAATCCTGTCACTGGTTCAG GGTCCCCCAGTGCAGGTGCTGCGACGCTCAGCAGCCGGCGTGCCTGTGCAGGTCTATATGCCCGAGAACGGCGAGATCGTCACCCAAGTGTGA
- the INAVA gene encoding innate immunity activator protein isoform X2 — protein MGAALLGAWGRAVSPLLPTGSRRSMGEASDMDSGIMLHSGHDSPVSPPKERVQVGQRQQQALEAQLDGCIQELRRLCLREAELTGTLPCEYPLKAGEKPPKVRRRIGAAFKLDEIAVLRGDPLERERALQLQIAEASRRLCREENIGRQVRKRRQTAALREEQKLRDLEQVLSQRRLLAEQRDTSTAKGPCPIELSASDESSMFDTGLLEEEDTWPPGPATPQRSPSPKDPTKEEEESGLLMPPRIPWQETSLHRPYERAKNSSIDPEDGETQSSQCCLGALMAAPSSSLAPSSPDSAGPPVSRTGDPPYRFVPIRTLVLCQQAGSSAPTTPEPSGRQGQTQSLRVDPCWQPAEPRGRSAAPRRRPTYYTVTVPTSCILTPGPACHSGSDDSISDLSSISHATSPGSSSPDMSFAVRLPLAEPGYYPQGALQLLPPAGPLTSLYEQDLAPLRYQRLVPSRSRIVRTPSLKDYVPAGARGLSKAAVAEELKSWHQRARLRGARPHSLDRQGALQRPHGGTTRDVPIAHGILSLVQGPPVQVLRRSAAGVPVQVYMPENGEIVTQV, from the exons ATGGGTGCAGCCCTGTTGGGTGCGTGGGGACGAGCTGTGTCCCCGCTGTTGCCCACAGGCTCTCGGCGCAGCATGGGGGAGGCAAGTGACATGGACAGCGGGATCATGCTGCACTCGG GCCATGacagcccagtgtcccccccaAAGGAGCGGGTGCAGGTggggcagcggcagcagcaggcactggaggCCCAGCTTGATGGCTGCATCCAGGAGCTGCGACGGCTATGCCTGCGTGAGGCG GAGCTGACGGGGACCCTGCCCTGCGAGTACCCCCTGAAAGCTGGCGAGAAGCCTCCCAAGGTCCGTCGCAGGATCGGGGCTGCCTTCAAGCTGGATGAGATCGCCGTTCTGCGTGGG GACCCTCTGGAACGGGAGCGGGCGCTGCAGCTGCAGATTGCCGAGGCCTCCCGCCGGCTCTGCCGCGAGGAGAACATCGGCCGGCAGGTGCGGAAGAGGCGGCAGACGGCAGCACTCCGGGAGGAGCAGAAGCTGCGGGATCTGGAGCAGGTCTTGAGTCAGCGGcggctcctggcagagcagcgGGACACCAGTACTGCCAAGG GGCCCTGCCCCATAGAGCTCAGTGCCTCTGACGAGAGCTCCATGTTTGACACTGGCCTGCTGGAAGAGG AGGACACATGGCCACCAGGACCTGCCACCCCGCAGAGGTCCCCATCTCCCAAGGACCCCAccaaggaagaggaggagtCAGGGCTTCTGATGCCCCCCCGTATTCCCTGGCAGGAGACCAGCCTGCACAGACCCTATGAGAGGGCCAAAAATTCCAGCATCGACCCTGAGGATGGTGAAACCCAGAGCTCCCAATGCTGTCTTGGGGCCCTGATGGCTGCCCCTTCTAGCTCCTtggcccccagcagccctgactCTGCAGGCCCCCCAGTGTCCAGGACAGGGGACCCTCCCTACCGGTTCGTCCCCATCCGGACCctggtgctgtgccagcaggcagGTTCCAGTGCTCCCACCACCCCTGAGCCATCAGGACGGCAGGGACAGACCCAGTCTCTGAG GGTGGACCCATGCTGGCAGCCAGCTGAGCCACGGGGCCGCAGCGCCGCACCCCGCCGGCGCCCCACCTACTACACAGTCACTGTGCCCACCTCCTGCATCCTGACCCCTGGCCCTGCGTGCCACTCTGGCTCTGATGACAGCATCTCCGACCTCTCCAGCATCTCCCAcgccacctccccaggcagcagcagccctgacaTGTCTTTTGCAGTTCGGCTTCCCCTTGCCGAGCCTGGTTACTACCCACAGGGtgccctccagctcctgccacctgCTGGCCCCCTGACTTCCCTGTATGAGCAGGATCTGGCCCCACTGCGGTACCAGCGCCTGGTGCCCTCTCGTAGCCGCATTGTGCGCACCCCCTCACTCAAAGACTACGTGCCCGCTGGGGCCCGGGGGCTCTCCAAGGCTGCCGTCGCCGAGGAGCTCAAATCATGGCACCAGCGTGCCCGGCTGAGGGGTGCCCGGCCCCACTCCCTCGACCGGCAAGGGGCTCTCCAGAGACCCCATGGTGGGACCACCAGGGATGTGCCCATTGCTCATGGAATCCTGTCACTGGTTCAG GGTCCCCCAGTGCAGGTGCTGCGACGCTCAGCAGCCGGCGTGCCTGTGCAGGTCTATATGCCCGAGAACGGCGAGATCGTCACCCAAGTGTGA